A portion of the Microlunatus phosphovorus NM-1 genome contains these proteins:
- a CDS encoding ABC transporter permease subunit, translating to MIATLQRWPGLITAGSRVLTTAAVIVLIGALPWLSGADPARTILRARSAEQEATPEALEAIRTQLGLDAGPVTMFGRWLAGLLRGDAGLSWVSGRPVLPGMLTALGVSLTLMVFAALVALVVAGLMCIPTIRRGLAGKDARTSGMGAVALTALPEFLLATALLVVVAVGLGWLPPYGWEGLQYAILPALAMGLPAGGLMGRLLADGLATTFAEPWVVTWQVAGYSSAAIVLAAVRRTVPSITSQLALTLVGLLGGAVAVERVFAIPGLGRATLGAAVAQDLPTLQVGILLLMVIALLLGGAGALARRWLLGPALAAGQLPASAPRTASGRTAWIVPGVMTALLIGLVIAGISRDPYASTLPRLAPPSAAAPLGADASGRDLLARVSHGVVTTVTAALVVVFVCLLIGLVVGLVPRIGAGPIEVTNAMPPVIAGLLVAAVAGGSLVGAAIAVALTCWAPLAAHTAALAEETRGQPHVRIAPVLGVGAASVLLSYVLPAVLGPVTRHAMLRLPGIALAIAGLGFLGLGPQPPQPEWGLILGEGMPYVERAPWAVLAPTLALIALSVLAVSAANLAPRGRAGQPSG from the coding sequence GTGATCGCGACGTTGCAGCGGTGGCCCGGGCTGATCACGGCCGGCTCCCGCGTCCTCACCACGGCCGCGGTGATCGTGCTGATCGGCGCATTGCCGTGGCTGTCCGGCGCCGATCCGGCCCGGACCATCCTGCGGGCCCGTTCGGCCGAGCAGGAGGCCACCCCGGAAGCTCTCGAGGCGATCCGCACCCAGCTCGGGCTGGATGCCGGACCGGTCACCATGTTCGGTCGCTGGCTGGCCGGGCTGCTGCGGGGCGACGCCGGTCTGTCTTGGGTCTCGGGTCGGCCGGTATTGCCCGGCATGCTCACCGCGCTGGGGGTATCGCTCACGCTGATGGTGTTCGCCGCCCTGGTCGCCCTCGTGGTCGCCGGGCTGATGTGCATCCCGACCATCCGGCGCGGCCTGGCAGGCAAGGATGCCCGGACCTCGGGCATGGGCGCGGTGGCGTTGACAGCGCTGCCGGAGTTCCTGCTCGCCACGGCGCTGTTGGTCGTGGTCGCGGTTGGTCTCGGCTGGCTGCCGCCGTACGGCTGGGAGGGCCTGCAGTACGCCATCCTGCCCGCCCTCGCGATGGGACTACCGGCCGGTGGGCTGATGGGCAGACTGCTCGCCGATGGACTGGCGACCACCTTCGCCGAGCCGTGGGTGGTCACCTGGCAGGTGGCCGGGTACTCCTCCGCCGCGATCGTGCTCGCTGCGGTCCGCCGGACGGTGCCCTCGATCACCAGCCAGCTGGCCCTCACCCTGGTTGGGTTGTTGGGCGGCGCGGTGGCGGTCGAGCGGGTCTTCGCGATCCCCGGACTGGGCCGGGCCACACTCGGCGCGGCCGTGGCCCAGGATCTGCCGACTCTGCAGGTCGGCATTCTGCTGCTGATGGTCATCGCCTTGCTACTGGGCGGTGCGGGTGCACTCGCCCGCCGATGGCTGCTCGGCCCGGCGCTTGCGGCCGGTCAACTGCCGGCCTCGGCGCCGCGGACTGCCTCGGGTCGGACGGCCTGGATCGTGCCGGGCGTCATGACCGCGTTGCTGATCGGCTTGGTGATCGCCGGCATCAGTCGAGACCCCTACGCCTCGACGCTCCCCCGGCTCGCCCCGCCCAGCGCCGCCGCTCCGCTGGGTGCCGATGCCTCCGGCCGGGATCTGTTGGCACGGGTGTCGCACGGGGTGGTGACCACGGTGACCGCTGCTCTGGTGGTGGTCTTCGTCTGCCTGCTGATCGGTCTGGTGGTCGGGCTGGTGCCGCGGATCGGCGCGGGCCCGATCGAGGTGACCAACGCGATGCCACCGGTGATCGCGGGGCTGCTTGTTGCGGCGGTCGCCGGCGGCAGCCTGGTCGGTGCCGCGATCGCGGTGGCCCTCACCTGCTGGGCTCCGTTGGCCGCGCACACCGCCGCGCTGGCCGAAGAGACCCGAGGCCAACCGCACGTACGCATCGCTCCGGTGCTGGGGGTCGGCGCCGCCAGCGTGCTGCTGTCCTACGTGCTGCCGGCCGTGCTCGGTCCGGTGACCCGGCACGCGATGCTCCGGCTGCCCGGGATCGCGCTGGCCATCGCCGGGCTGGGGTTCCTCGGCCTGGGTCCGCAGCCACCCCAGCCAGAGTGGGGACTCATCCTGGGCGAGGGAATGCCGTACGTGGAACGCGCCCCTTGGGCGGTGCTCGCGCCGACCCTGGCGCTGATCGCCCTCTCCGTGCTCGCCGTCTCGGCCGCCAACCTGGCTCCACGCGGCCGTGCCGGGCAGCCGTCCGGGTAG
- a CDS encoding ABC transporter substrate-binding protein codes for MLQPPRSGLTPLSDDAFKLSRWQTAETLIVLDPNGDAQPALATEWKQTDPHTWEFIIRSGVTFHDGTPLTAERVVASLTAATKASPKPRILDGTELKITAVGDDTVKITTSDIDPLLPQRLSSPQLSILAAKAYGKNGVVDPIGAGTGPFLLTSVNGTSSAHLDRYDGYWGTKAAAPGIDADFVPDGAARAAALRTGTADLVEAIPVAQAPLLDQALVHEVPMPRTNTLYLNTEKGPFADAKNREIAAAAINRKTIVDTVYEGRADIAQGLLGPALPWAADLRQPTTAPSPGNADGASITIGTFTDRPELPEVAVQLQQQLEAAGFKVKQDVREYAQIESDALAGKFDAFILSRATVLDSGDPVAYLYSDFACDGSFNISQLCDKGVDAAIQQASETAPGPERRTAIMAAERAVLDTHAAVPMLHERVIQGEASGLSDAARDPRERQLVLPGTAVNR; via the coding sequence ATGCTGCAACCGCCCCGCTCCGGCCTCACGCCACTGAGCGACGACGCCTTCAAGCTGTCGCGCTGGCAGACCGCCGAGACCCTGATCGTGCTGGATCCCAACGGCGATGCCCAACCCGCCCTGGCCACCGAGTGGAAGCAGACCGACCCGCATACCTGGGAGTTCATCATCCGCTCCGGCGTGACCTTCCACGACGGCACGCCGCTGACCGCCGAGCGGGTCGTCGCCAGCCTCACCGCGGCCACCAAGGCCAGCCCGAAGCCGCGCATCCTGGACGGCACCGAGCTGAAGATCACGGCGGTCGGCGACGACACGGTCAAGATCACGACCTCCGACATCGATCCGCTGCTGCCGCAGCGCCTGTCCAGCCCGCAGTTGTCGATCCTGGCGGCGAAGGCGTACGGGAAGAACGGTGTGGTCGACCCGATCGGTGCCGGCACCGGCCCGTTCCTCCTCACCTCGGTGAACGGCACCAGCAGTGCGCACCTGGACCGGTACGACGGCTACTGGGGCACCAAGGCGGCGGCTCCGGGCATCGACGCGGACTTCGTGCCCGATGGCGCGGCTCGGGCGGCTGCCCTGCGCACCGGTACGGCCGATCTGGTCGAGGCCATTCCGGTCGCCCAGGCTCCGCTGCTGGACCAGGCGCTGGTACACGAGGTGCCGATGCCACGGACCAACACCCTCTATCTGAACACCGAGAAGGGACCGTTCGCCGACGCGAAGAACCGGGAGATTGCCGCGGCCGCGATCAATCGGAAGACCATCGTCGACACCGTCTATGAGGGTCGGGCCGATATTGCTCAGGGCCTGCTCGGACCGGCGCTGCCCTGGGCGGCCGACCTCCGCCAGCCCACCACTGCCCCGTCGCCGGGCAACGCGGACGGCGCATCGATCACCATCGGCACCTTCACGGATCGGCCCGAGCTGCCGGAGGTGGCAGTGCAGTTGCAGCAGCAGTTGGAGGCCGCCGGCTTCAAGGTCAAGCAGGACGTACGCGAGTACGCCCAGATCGAGTCCGACGCGCTGGCCGGGAAGTTCGACGCCTTCATCCTGTCCCGGGCGACCGTCCTCGATTCGGGTGACCCGGTCGCGTACCTGTACAGCGATTTCGCCTGCGACGGATCGTTCAACATCTCCCAGCTCTGCGACAAGGGCGTGGATGCCGCGATCCAGCAGGCCTCCGAGACCGCTCCCGGACCCGAGCGACGGACCGCGATCATGGCCGCCGAACGGGCCGTGCTCGACACGCATGCCGCCGTACCGATGCTGCACGAGCGGGTGATCCAGGGCGAGGCGTCGGGTCTGTCCGATGCGGCGCGCGATCCTCGTGAGCGGCAGCTGGTGCTGCCCGGCACGGCCGTCAACCGCTGA
- a CDS encoding ABC transporter ATP-binding protein, which produces MTTTESQSSVFAQLDQVSRRYRIPGSLFRRGGERWRTVLHDISMPIDAGATIALVGSSGAGKTTVARCLLALDPVDEGSVSCQGRPVLPGSVRQLRWFRQLVQYVPQDPASSLDPRRPVRQLVAEPLRRLGVDGNHAELVADALEQVGLDPALAARRPGEISGGQAQRVAIARAIVTRPRLLIADEPVSGLDLPLRRQILEVLARLHAEQGTALLLVSHDLAAVVHLCQRVIVLDQGRIAEAGPTTQLFSQPEHPATRRLLAAVPRLPVPA; this is translated from the coding sequence ATGACGACCACGGAGTCCCAAAGCTCGGTGTTCGCCCAGCTCGACCAGGTCAGCCGACGCTATCGCATCCCCGGTTCGTTGTTCCGCCGCGGCGGCGAGCGCTGGCGTACCGTGCTGCACGACATCTCCATGCCCATCGACGCAGGCGCGACGATTGCGCTGGTCGGCAGCAGCGGCGCCGGCAAGACGACGGTCGCCCGCTGTCTGCTGGCGCTCGACCCCGTCGACGAGGGGTCGGTCAGCTGCCAGGGCCGACCGGTGCTGCCAGGTTCGGTACGGCAACTGCGGTGGTTCCGCCAACTCGTCCAGTACGTGCCGCAGGATCCCGCTTCCTCGCTGGATCCACGCCGACCGGTACGCCAGCTGGTCGCCGAGCCACTGCGCCGGCTCGGGGTCGACGGCAACCACGCCGAGCTGGTCGCCGACGCCCTCGAACAGGTCGGGCTGGATCCTGCGCTGGCCGCCCGGCGCCCCGGCGAGATCTCCGGCGGCCAGGCCCAGCGGGTGGCCATTGCCAGAGCGATCGTCACCCGGCCGCGCCTGCTGATCGCCGACGAGCCGGTCAGCGGTCTCGATCTGCCGTTGCGTCGCCAGATCCTCGAGGTGCTGGCCCGGCTGCACGCCGAACAGGGCACAGCGCTGCTGCTGGTCTCGCATGACCTGGCCGCGGTCGTGCACCTGTGTCAGCGGGTGATCGTCCTCGATCAGGGCCGGATCGCCGAAGCCGGACCCACCACCCAGCTCTTCAGCCAACCGGAGCACCCGGCCACCCGTCGGCTGCTGGCCGCCGTGCCGCGGCTCCCCGTCCCTGCCTGA
- a CDS encoding ATP-binding cassette domain-containing protein translates to MRNLTMRVHGRTLVDGVDFSVEPGERLCLLGASGSGKSLTARAVVGQSLPGMTLSGQVLVDGCDVAGRPPSRRPANARVAMVFQDSASALHPLITIGSQIGTTLRRHGVPAATVRSGVDDLLASVGLDTPGMASRVPSQLSGGQRQRVCIALALASRPGVLVADEPTTALDVVAQATVLEVLRQQVGAGTALVFITHDLAVATSLCERAVVLASGQVVEEGPLPELLWQAKHPYTQELSAAAYAQTLPSDQTLPSDQTLPSDQTQPSSQPLPTDQTLRADRAAWAR, encoded by the coding sequence GTGCGCAACTTGACGATGCGGGTCCACGGCCGCACCTTGGTCGACGGCGTCGACTTCTCGGTCGAACCCGGTGAACGGCTATGCCTGCTGGGGGCCTCAGGGTCGGGGAAGAGCCTGACCGCTCGCGCCGTCGTCGGTCAGTCACTGCCGGGGATGACGCTGTCCGGCCAGGTCCTCGTCGATGGATGCGATGTGGCCGGACGGCCGCCGTCGCGGCGTCCCGCCAACGCCCGGGTGGCGATGGTGTTCCAGGACTCCGCCTCCGCCTTGCACCCGCTGATCACCATCGGTTCGCAGATCGGCACCACGCTGCGCCGCCACGGCGTGCCGGCAGCGACGGTGCGCAGCGGAGTCGACGATCTGCTCGCCTCGGTGGGCCTCGATACGCCGGGTATGGCGTCCCGGGTGCCGAGCCAGTTGTCCGGCGGCCAGCGACAGCGTGTCTGCATCGCCCTCGCCCTGGCCTCCCGGCCCGGCGTGTTGGTCGCCGACGAGCCGACAACCGCCCTCGATGTGGTCGCCCAGGCCACCGTGCTCGAGGTGCTCCGCCAACAGGTCGGGGCGGGCACCGCACTGGTGTTCATCACCCACGATCTGGCGGTTGCCACCAGCCTGTGCGAGCGGGCGGTCGTCCTGGCAAGTGGTCAGGTCGTCGAGGAGGGCCCGTTGCCGGAGTTGCTGTGGCAGGCCAAGCATCCGTACACCCAGGAACTGTCCGCCGCCGCATACGCCCAGACCCTGCCGTCCGATCAGACCCTGCCGTCCGATCAGACCCTGCCGTCCGATCAGACCCAGCCGTCCAGTCAGCCTCTGCCAACCGATCAGACCCTCCGAGCCGATCGGGCTGCGTGGGCACGATGA
- a CDS encoding SAM-dependent methyltransferase, whose amino-acid sequence MPVSPRPVLSSGASKVDEYAATAGAYDLFAAPYRSVQLAALDELMPRLRPEVGPILDIGAGSGVNAAVMLDRLSDARVVALEPSRAMRSLILSRIAAHSEWYRRVTVRPEDFFSASLPERIGGAILLGVIGHFDPGERAAVLAELAARLPEGGAALLDLQQPERPRRVEPYEFTAATIGELSYRGIAEAWPVDTELMRWRMSYLCLEGERVLTEDTAEYEYRHPAPAVVAVEAEAVGLSLVPLADGVHWLVERA is encoded by the coding sequence ATGCCCGTGTCGCCACGTCCGGTGCTGAGCAGTGGTGCGTCGAAGGTCGACGAGTACGCGGCCACGGCCGGCGCGTACGACCTCTTTGCGGCTCCCTATCGGTCGGTGCAGTTGGCTGCGCTTGACGAACTGATGCCGAGGCTGCGGCCGGAGGTGGGGCCGATCCTCGACATCGGGGCGGGATCTGGTGTGAACGCCGCTGTCATGCTCGATCGCCTCTCCGACGCGCGGGTAGTCGCCCTGGAACCGAGCCGGGCGATGCGCTCGCTGATCCTGTCGCGGATTGCTGCGCACTCGGAGTGGTATCGACGGGTCACAGTCCGACCGGAGGACTTCTTCTCCGCGTCACTGCCCGAACGTATCGGCGGCGCGATCCTGCTTGGTGTCATCGGGCATTTCGATCCCGGCGAGCGGGCCGCTGTGCTGGCCGAGCTCGCCGCCCGGCTGCCTGAGGGCGGTGCGGCGCTGCTCGATCTGCAGCAGCCCGAACGGCCGCGCCGGGTGGAGCCGTACGAGTTCACGGCCGCGACGATCGGTGAGTTGAGCTACCGCGGGATCGCCGAGGCGTGGCCGGTCGACACTGAGCTGATGCGGTGGCGGATGAGCTACCTCTGCCTGGAGGGCGAGCGGGTGCTGACCGAGGACACGGCAGAGTACGAGTATCGGCATCCGGCTCCCGCCGTGGTGGCCGTCGAGGCTGAAGCGGTCGGTCTGAGCCTGGTGCCGCTGGCTGACGGAGTGCACTGGCTCGTAGAACGGGCGTAA
- a CDS encoding ArsR/SmtB family transcription factor, whose amino-acid sequence MDAEPGLAEAAQLFKVLGNESRLGLLQLIGAEPRTVGALVEATGMSQPLVSQHLRTLRQGGLVTASRAGKEVTYRLVDHHVAHVIADALIHVREPVAAESADETPSHSAQSEHKETA is encoded by the coding sequence ATGGACGCGGAACCGGGGCTTGCCGAGGCCGCGCAGCTGTTCAAAGTCCTCGGCAACGAGTCGAGGCTGGGACTGCTGCAACTGATCGGTGCGGAACCGCGCACCGTCGGGGCTCTCGTGGAAGCGACCGGCATGTCACAGCCGCTCGTGTCGCAACACCTGCGGACGTTGCGCCAGGGCGGTCTGGTGACGGCGAGCCGAGCCGGCAAGGAGGTCACGTACCGCCTGGTCGACCATCACGTTGCGCACGTGATCGCCGACGCGCTGATCCACGTCCGAGAGCCCGTCGCGGCCGAGTCCGCCGACGAAACCCCATCCCATTCCGCACAGTCAGAACACAAGGAGACAGCATGA
- a CDS encoding MFS transporter has product MTTPTREPAPETTAPRPQVPLLLAAVFLIYLGQMTLNPIIAPLSREVGLAEWQIGVTISTAAVMVVLTSQVWGRTSQSWGRKPVLVAAFGLAVVAMALFALLASLGMAGLVNGTLLFVLFVLLRGVGFGTAIAAVPPTAQAYIADVTPDQAARVRGMAGIGAVQGIAMVVGSVVGGLLSVFGLITPLVAVPVLLSAGLALIVFRLRREPRHELVQTPARISPRDRRVWPFLLAGFGMFTALGFIQVITGFIVQDRLGLDAETTGLLTGAALLAAGLGMILAQAVIVPRSGWAPATLLRVGGIIAFAGFALLIIDAGPMPLFAAILLIGLGLGIAMPGYTAGPTLLVSREEQGGLAGLIGATTGLTFVVAPTAGTALYGLWPPLPIIAGTAIMGIVAVFVLVHPRFRRLPAEPAGADPGAES; this is encoded by the coding sequence ATGACCACGCCCACCCGCGAGCCGGCCCCGGAGACGACGGCACCGCGTCCGCAGGTCCCACTGCTGCTCGCCGCGGTGTTCCTCATCTACCTCGGTCAGATGACGCTCAATCCGATCATCGCCCCGCTGTCCCGCGAGGTGGGACTGGCCGAGTGGCAGATCGGCGTGACGATCAGCACCGCCGCCGTCATGGTCGTGCTCACCAGTCAGGTCTGGGGTCGCACGTCCCAGTCCTGGGGGCGCAAGCCGGTGCTCGTCGCGGCCTTCGGCCTCGCGGTCGTCGCGATGGCGCTGTTCGCTCTGCTGGCTTCGCTGGGCATGGCAGGGCTGGTCAACGGAACGCTGCTGTTCGTGCTCTTCGTACTGCTCCGCGGGGTCGGCTTCGGTACGGCAATCGCTGCGGTGCCGCCCACTGCGCAGGCCTACATCGCCGATGTCACCCCAGATCAGGCCGCTCGAGTCAGGGGCATGGCCGGCATCGGTGCGGTGCAGGGGATCGCCATGGTGGTCGGCTCCGTCGTCGGCGGACTGCTCTCGGTCTTCGGCCTCATCACCCCGCTGGTGGCCGTACCGGTCCTCCTCAGCGCAGGGCTCGCTCTGATCGTCTTCCGGCTCCGCCGCGAACCCCGCCACGAGCTCGTCCAGACCCCCGCCAGAATCAGCCCCCGCGACCGCCGTGTGTGGCCCTTCCTGCTGGCCGGCTTCGGGATGTTTACCGCGCTCGGGTTCATCCAGGTCATCACCGGCTTCATCGTCCAGGACCGCCTCGGACTCGACGCCGAGACCACCGGTCTTCTCACCGGCGCTGCCCTACTGGCCGCAGGACTGGGCATGATCCTCGCCCAGGCCGTCATCGTCCCCCGCAGCGGCTGGGCGCCGGCAACCCTGCTGCGGGTGGGAGGGATCATCGCTTTCGCCGGCTTCGCCCTGCTCATCATCGACGCCGGACCGATGCCGTTGTTTGCGGCCATCCTGCTGATCGGTCTGGGTCTGGGCATCGCCATGCCCGGCTATACCGCCGGCCCCACTCTGCTGGTCAGTCGCGAAGAGCAGGGCGGACTCGCCGGGCTCATCGGCGCGACCACCGGACTCACCTTCGTCGTGGCCCCGACTGCCGGGACGGCCTTGTACGGACTCTGGCCGCCACTGCCGATCATCGCCGGCACCGCGATCATGGGCATCGTCGCCGTCTTCGTCCTCGTGCACCCGCGCTTCCGACGGCTGCCGGCCGAGCCGGCCGGCGCCGACCCCGGCGCCGAGAGCTGA
- a CDS encoding ABC transporter ATP-binding protein: MIRIDHVTWTYPHAEQPSLRDLELHLEPGEFVILCGASGSGKSTALRLMNGLIPHFHEDGVLTGAVTVDGLITADAELDALGLVTGTVLQHPRRQFFADTAPEEVAFAMENFGFPPDEIRARVAETVDELSASVPVGQRLRDLSGGQQQQVAIAAATAHRPRILLLDEPSSNLSADAVRRLITILAGLKARGVTIVVAEHRLRYLEDLVDRVVVMRDGAIDAAWTAADFRAVPDSELAREGLRGMLSTVQLPVASASGASVLGGTPASDVPDGELELEAIRCRLGGRIVLDLDRVSFAAGSVTAIRGVNGAGKSTLARIVTGLQRSAGTVRLDGKALGRRARQRASAIVMQDVQRQLFTDSVAAEIDLASTDAPRTPRTAPDAPPDPTGILDALDLGALAERHPLSLSGGQQQRLVVAAVRVQGRRIVIFDEPSSGVDRRHLRSISDQIRHVAADGAIVLLISHDDDLLARAADRQLVLTPADPALRQHRSSKEIR; the protein is encoded by the coding sequence ATGATCCGCATCGACCACGTCACCTGGACCTATCCACACGCCGAGCAGCCAAGCCTGCGCGATCTCGAACTGCACCTCGAACCAGGCGAGTTCGTGATCTTGTGTGGTGCGAGCGGGTCCGGCAAGTCCACCGCTCTCCGGCTCATGAACGGACTCATCCCGCACTTCCACGAGGACGGCGTTCTCACCGGCGCAGTCACGGTCGACGGCCTGATCACCGCCGACGCCGAGCTGGATGCGCTCGGCCTGGTCACCGGCACAGTGCTGCAGCACCCGAGGCGTCAGTTCTTCGCCGACACCGCCCCGGAGGAAGTCGCCTTTGCGATGGAGAACTTCGGCTTCCCGCCGGACGAGATCCGCGCTCGCGTCGCCGAGACGGTCGATGAGCTGTCCGCCAGCGTGCCGGTCGGACAGCGGCTCCGGGATCTCTCTGGCGGCCAGCAGCAACAGGTCGCGATCGCGGCGGCGACCGCGCACCGCCCCCGCATCCTACTGTTGGACGAACCCAGCTCCAATCTCTCGGCCGACGCCGTACGCCGGCTGATCACCATCCTTGCCGGACTCAAGGCTCGTGGCGTGACGATCGTGGTGGCCGAACACCGGCTGCGCTATCTGGAGGACCTCGTCGATCGGGTCGTCGTGATGCGGGATGGTGCGATCGACGCCGCCTGGACAGCCGCCGACTTTCGCGCCGTACCGGATTCCGAGCTCGCCCGCGAAGGGCTCCGCGGGATGCTGAGCACCGTCCAACTGCCGGTTGCCTCGGCCTCGGGCGCCAGCGTGCTTGGCGGGACCCCCGCCTCGGACGTACCCGACGGCGAGCTCGAGCTGGAGGCGATCCGCTGTCGTCTCGGTGGCCGCATCGTGCTCGACCTCGATCGGGTCAGCTTTGCCGCTGGATCGGTCACCGCGATCCGCGGCGTCAACGGGGCCGGGAAGTCCACCCTGGCCCGGATCGTGACCGGCCTGCAGCGCAGTGCCGGCACGGTGCGTCTCGATGGAAAGGCCCTGGGCCGCAGGGCTCGCCAACGGGCGAGCGCCATCGTCATGCAAGACGTCCAGCGACAGCTGTTCACCGACAGCGTCGCGGCCGAGATCGACCTCGCGAGTACTGATGCCCCACGTACTCCCCGCACGGCTCCCGACGCGCCTCCCGACCCGACCGGGATTCTTGACGCCCTGGATCTCGGCGCCCTCGCCGAACGGCATCCGCTGTCGCTCTCCGGTGGCCAGCAGCAGCGACTCGTGGTGGCGGCTGTCCGGGTCCAGGGGCGGCGCATCGTCATCTTCGACGAGCCCAGCTCCGGCGTCGACCGCCGCCATCTGCGGTCCATCTCCGACCAGATCCGCCACGTCGCTGCCGATGGTGCCATCGTGCTGCTCATCAGCCACGACGATGACCTGCTCGCCCGCGCCGCCGACCGACAGCTTGTCCTGACCCCTGCTGATCCTGCGCTCAGGCAGCACCGATCGTCGAAGGAGATCCGATGA
- a CDS encoding energy-coupling factor transporter transmembrane component T has translation MPDLRSLAAATPRQPGLDPRSKILVLLICSIVVMSPGGLRFVPAVLILAGGLALSARAWRRALGLAATATTMWVLGWLLPLWWPNALVAIVALTCSYLIRFVATVGVGMHLIATTSPTQLAAAFRAWRIPRPISVTLAVMLRFFPVVGAEAAAVLDAMRLRGLAGTTGLVRHPVLTLERFTVPMIAASLRASEDLSASAILRGLGSQHTPTAMHPPRFSSGDLLLMLACAALAVASLVLPAPLT, from the coding sequence TTGCCTGACCTCCGGTCCCTGGCTGCCGCCACCCCGCGGCAGCCGGGACTGGATCCACGGTCCAAGATCCTCGTGCTGCTGATCTGCAGCATCGTCGTGATGAGTCCCGGCGGACTGCGGTTCGTCCCTGCCGTGCTGATCCTTGCCGGCGGTCTCGCCCTGTCGGCGCGGGCCTGGCGACGCGCGCTCGGGCTGGCGGCGACCGCGACCACGATGTGGGTGCTGGGCTGGCTGCTTCCACTGTGGTGGCCGAACGCACTCGTCGCGATCGTGGCGCTCACCTGCAGCTATCTGATTCGTTTCGTCGCCACAGTCGGGGTCGGGATGCATCTGATCGCGACGACCTCGCCGACGCAACTCGCCGCCGCGTTCCGCGCCTGGCGGATTCCACGCCCGATCTCGGTGACGCTCGCCGTCATGCTCCGCTTCTTCCCCGTTGTCGGGGCCGAGGCTGCGGCGGTCTTGGACGCCATGCGGCTGCGTGGGCTCGCCGGGACAACCGGACTGGTGCGCCACCCCGTACTCACACTCGAACGGTTCACCGTCCCGATGATCGCCGCGAGCCTGCGCGCCAGCGAGGACCTCTCCGCCTCAGCCATCCTCCGCGGACTCGGATCCCAGCACACACCGACCGCGATGCACCCGCCACGCTTCAGCAGCGGCGATCTCCTCCTCATGCTCGCCTGCGCCGCGCTCGCCGTCGCGTCCCTGGTCCTTCCGGCGCCGCTGACATGA
- a CDS encoding MptD family putative ECF transporter S component: MSVDPTTGTPPRPKPSTRFSARDLLDTAIFAVIFIVVTYATGLLGIVSPVVWLLVVPLQVVASGIPVMLFLTRVRHAGMLTLFAGVVALFYLLGGNTLLGTAWIIVLGLVAEVILWSGRYRSRWAAIWAYTVFALSFFTPFLPLLVDRDSYLADSTWTQMGSDYVNAADALLTLPVLGIVALVIVITGLLGGLLGSALLRKHFVRAGLA, translated from the coding sequence GGCCGAAGCCCTCCACTCGTTTCAGCGCGCGGGACCTGCTCGACACCGCGATCTTCGCCGTCATCTTCATCGTGGTCACCTATGCCACCGGGCTGCTCGGCATCGTCTCCCCGGTGGTCTGGCTGCTCGTCGTGCCACTGCAGGTCGTGGCCAGCGGGATACCCGTCATGTTGTTTCTCACTCGGGTGCGGCATGCCGGCATGCTCACCCTGTTCGCAGGCGTCGTCGCACTCTTCTATCTGCTGGGCGGCAACACGTTGCTCGGCACCGCCTGGATCATCGTGCTCGGACTTGTCGCCGAGGTGATCCTCTGGTCCGGACGCTATCGGTCGAGGTGGGCGGCGATCTGGGCATACACGGTCTTCGCGCTGAGCTTCTTCACCCCCTTCCTGCCGCTGCTCGTCGACCGCGACAGCTACCTCGCAGACTCGACCTGGACACAGATGGGGTCGGACTACGTGAACGCCGCCGATGCACTGCTCACCTTGCCGGTGCTCGGCATCGTGGCACTCGTCATCGTGATCACGGGGCTCCTGGGCGGGCTGCTCGGCTCCGCGCTCCTCCGGAAGCACTTTGTCCGCGCCGGTCTTGCCTGA